Proteins encoded together in one Chryseobacterium sp. G0201 window:
- a CDS encoding ParA family protein, whose protein sequence is MIITFATQKGGTGKTTLAIAFANYISAISERKINVFDFDYQKSFYYKWKDDELSESPKLYEVEIIGDEDQQPFSDFETLINLKDSDEINLFDLAGTLDAKYSDLLIYSDFIVIPFEYSDVSVKSTLVFINMLGLLESEAERVFIRSKYDKGYKYLNQEGMDIELKKFGLLLENPVFKKNVLQKIDTRKLTYEQKYGVRKSFDELIEYINQTLKITL, encoded by the coding sequence ATGATCATCACATTTGCCACACAAAAAGGAGGAACCGGAAAAACGACATTAGCCATCGCTTTTGCCAATTACATTTCGGCAATTTCGGAAAGGAAAATCAATGTTTTTGATTTTGATTATCAGAAATCATTTTACTACAAATGGAAAGATGATGAATTATCGGAAAGTCCGAAATTATATGAAGTGGAAATTATTGGCGATGAAGACCAACAGCCATTTTCAGACTTTGAGACCCTCATTAATTTAAAAGATAGCGATGAGATCAACCTTTTTGACTTGGCAGGGACACTCGATGCAAAATACAGCGATCTGCTCATTTACAGTGATTTTATCGTGATTCCATTTGAGTATTCAGATGTTTCTGTCAAGTCCACATTGGTCTTTATCAATATGCTGGGACTATTGGAAAGTGAGGCAGAAAGAGTATTTATCCGCTCCAAATATGATAAGGGCTACAAGTATCTGAATCAGGAAGGAATGGACATTGAGCTGAAAAAATTCGGATTGCTGCTAGAAAATCCTGTATTCAAAAAAAATGTCCTGCAAAAGATTGATACCAGAAAGCTGACCTACGAACAAAAATACGGGGTAAGAAAATCTTTCGATGAATTGATAGAATATATTAATCAAACATTGAAGATCACCCTTTGA
- a CDS encoding DUF4134 domain-containing protein has protein sequence MKNFFTKNVTTKKVLTLALAIMAITPAFAQGGATAISNAASDITDYWDPVKLILKAVGGLVGFIGGLRVYNKWTNGDQDVNKEILGYGGAMIFLIVVPEFVTAFFA, from the coding sequence ATGAAAAATTTTTTCACAAAAAACGTGACAACAAAAAAAGTTCTAACCCTAGCCTTGGCAATTATGGCAATAACCCCAGCATTTGCACAAGGAGGAGCAACCGCTATCTCCAACGCAGCAAGTGATATTACAGATTATTGGGATCCCGTAAAGCTGATCTTGAAAGCAGTGGGTGGATTGGTCGGTTTCATCGGAGGTCTTCGTGTGTATAACAAATGGACGAATGGTGACCAGGATGTCAACAAAGAGATCCTTGGTTATGGAGGAGCGATGATCTTCTTGATTGTAGTTCCGGAATTTGTAACAGCATTCTTTGCCTAG
- a CDS encoding DUF4133 domain-containing protein — protein MGFYLYKGLKKPLVFFGLKGKYIIYAVGVIGGGVISALVLSKFGLLGSLLGLAVTAGGVYFIFKRQDKYGLYDKTKNFDQILIFPKRLHNNKLLKNGNSKKTSL, from the coding sequence ATGGGATTCTATCTTTACAAGGGGTTGAAAAAACCCCTTGTATTCTTCGGGCTCAAAGGGAAGTACATCATTTATGCAGTCGGCGTTATCGGAGGCGGGGTGATTTCAGCATTGGTACTCTCAAAGTTCGGTCTATTAGGCTCTCTGCTTGGTCTTGCAGTCACTGCGGGAGGTGTTTACTTCATTTTCAAAAGACAGGATAAGTATGGTTTGTATGATAAAACCAAAAACTTCGATCAGATTTTAATTTTTCCAAAAAGATTACATAATAATAAACTTCTTAAGAATGGCAACAGCAAAAAAACAAGCCTTTAG